A region of Lycium barbarum isolate Lr01 chromosome 1, ASM1917538v2, whole genome shotgun sequence DNA encodes the following proteins:
- the LOC132642961 gene encoding protein EIN4-like codes for MLRTLALALLISSFLVSLTAADNGDPRCNCDDEGFWSVEGILECQRISDLFIAIAYFSIPIELLYFVSCSNFPFKWVLCQFIAFIVLCGMTHLLNFWTYYGQHPFQLMLALTIFKVLTALVSFATAITLLTLFPMLLKVKVREFMLKKKTWDLGREVGLIKMQKEAGWHVRMLTQEIRKSLDRHTILYTTLVELSKTLDLYNCAIWKPNGSKTEMNLIHESRDRSFNSMYNSPIPTSDPDVIAIKGSDGVKILDADSPLAAASSGESREPGAVAAIRMPMLKVSNFKGGTPELVPECYAILVLVLPGEQGRSWSNQEIEIVRVVADQVAVALSHAAILEESQHMRETLEEQNRALQQAKQDALRASQARNSFQMVMSHGLRRPMHSILGLLSLLQDDKLGNEQQRLLVDSMVKTSNVVSTLIDDVMDTSTKDNGRFPLEMRHFQLHSMIKEAACLAKCLCAYRGYNFSVEVDKSLPNHVVGDERRVFQVILHTFGNLLKDPNGGILTFRVLPESVSRGGAWKTRRSNSSRDIAYIRFEVGTNNNHSPPEGITSTLPHYSEKRSSRDVDECLSFTVCRKLVQLMQGDIWVIPNPECFDQSMAVVLGLQLRPSIAIGIPEYGESSDHSHSHTLLQGVKVLLADFDDVNRAVTTKLLEKLGCSVSAVSSGSECLRVLGPAVSSFQIVLLDLHLPDLDGFELTMRIRKFGSRSWPLIVGLTATADDDVTGRCLQIGMNGLIRKPVLLPGIADELQRVLLRASRMM; via the exons ATGTTGAGGACATTAGCACTGGCTTTGTTAATTTCATCATTCCTTGTTTCGTTAACGGCTGCTGATAATGGTGACCCTCGATGTAACTGTGATGACGAGGGATTCTGGAGCGTTGAGGGTATCTTAGAGTGCCAAAGAATCAGTGATCTCTTTATTGCGATAGCGTATTTTTCCATCCCAATTGAGCTCCTTTACTTTGTCAGCTGTTCTAACTTTCCATTCAAATGGGTGCTCTGTCAATTTATTGCATTCATTGTTCTGTGTGGGATGACTCATTTGCTCAATTTCTGGACTTACTATGGCCAACACCCGTTTCAGCTTATGCTTGCTCTAACCATTTTTAAAGTCCTCACTGCACTGGTATCCTTTGCCACTGCTATAACCCTTCTCACCCTCTTCCCTATGCTGCTCAAAGTCAAGGTGAGGGAATTTATGCTGAAAAAGAAGACTTGGGATCTTGGTCGAGAAGTTGGATTAATAAAGATGCAAAAAGAAGCTGGATGGCATGTTCGGATGCTTACACAGGAGATTCGAAAGTCACTTGACCGTCATACAATACTCTACACAACTTTGGTGGAGCTATCCAAGACACTGGATTTGTATAATTGTGCTATTTGGAAGCCTAATGGGAGTAAAACTGAGATGAACCTAATTCATGAGTCGAGAGACAGAAGCTTTAATAGTATGTATAATTCACCTATCCCGACAAGTGATCCAGATGTAATAGCAATTAAGGGGAGTGATGGAGTAAAAATACTTGATGCCGACTCCCCACTTGCTGCTGCGAGTAGTGGAGAGAGTAGGGAACCAGGAGCTGTGGCTGCAATTAGGATGCCGATGCTGAAAGTGTCGAACTTCAAAGGCGGAACTCCTGAACTTGTCCCAGAATGTTATGCCATACTGGTTTTGGTTCTTCCAGGTGAACAAGGTAGATCATGGAGCAACCAAGAAATCGAGATAGTCAGAGTCGTGGCTGATCAGGTTGCTGTGGCTCTGTCCCATGCTGCAATTCTTGAAGAGTCTCAGCATATGAGAGAAACATTGGAAGAGCAAAATCGCGCTTTGCAACAAGCGAAGCAGGATGCACTTAGGGCGAGTCAGGCAAGGAATTCATTTCAGATGGTTATGAGCCATGGGCTAAGAAGGCCCATGCACTCAATATTGGGTCTGCTCTCCTTGTTGCAAGATGACAAATTGGGTAATGAGCAGCAGCGGCTTCTTGTGGATTCAATGGTTAAAACCAGTAATGTTGTTTCAACCCTAATAGATGATGTGATGGATACTTCAACAAAGGACAATGGTAGATTCCCTTTGGAGATGAGGCATTTTCAGCTACATTCCATGATAAAAGAAGCTGCTTGTCTTGCAAAGTGTTTGTGTGCCTATAGGGGTTATAATTTTTCCGTCGAGGTCGACAAATCTTTGCCAAATCATGTTGTGGGTGATGAAAGAAGAGTTTTTCAAGTTATTCTTCATACGTTTGGGAATCTCTTGAAGGACCCCAATGGAGGGATTCTCACATTTAGGGTTCTCCCAGAAAGTGTAAGTAGGGGCGGAGCTTGGAAGACGAGGAGGTCAAACTCATCTCGTGACATTGCCTATATCAGGTTTGAAGTTGGAACAAACAATAATCATTCTCCGCCAGAGGGAATAACATCCACGTTGCCACATTACAGTGAAAAACGCAGCAGTAGGGACGTGGATGAATGCTTGAGCTTCACTGTGTGCAGAAAGCTTGTTCAG TTGATGCAAGGAGACATCTGGGTAATTCCAAACCCAGAATGTTTTGATCAAAGCATGGCTGTCGTTCTTGGGCTTCAACTGCGGCCATCAATTGCCATAGGCATTCCTGAATATGGAGAATCTTCTGATCACTCGCATTCACACACACTCCTCCAAGGTGTTAAAGTTCTGTTAGCAGATTTTGATGATGTGAATAGAGCAGTAACAACGAAGCTACTTGAAAAATTGGGATGCAGCGTTTCTGCAGTTTCGTCTGGATCCGAATGTCTTCGTGTTCTTGGCCCTGCTGTATCCTCGTTCCAAATTGTCCTTTTGGATCTTCACCTGCCTGATTTGGATGGTTTTGAACTAACCATGAGAATTCGGAAATTTGGTAGCCGCAGCTGGCCATTGATTGTTGGTTTAACTGCAACTGCTGATGACGATGTTACTGGAAGATGCCTGCAGATTGGAATGAATGGACTTATTCGTAAACCAGTGCTATTGCCAGGGATTGCTGATGAGcttcagagggttctgctacggGCAAGCAGAATGATGTGA